The genomic region TCGATCTCGCGCGCCACGAGGCCGAGGATCTCGTCGAGCCGCTGCTCGATGATGTGCGCGATCAGCTCGCGCGCGACGAGCCGTTTGGAGCCGGGGCCCGGGCCGGGCAGCTCCACGCTCTCGCGCGGGTCGACGAGCTGCGTGTAGGCGACGCCGTGCTTCTCCTTGGCCTTCTCCGCCTCGGCGAACGTGATCGAGAGCCCCTTCGCGAGATCATTGGTCACGGTCGAGCCGCCCCACGGGATCGACGCGAGGTGGCGCATCTTCCCCTCACGGAAGATCGCGAGCTCCGTTGTGGCACCACCGAGATCGACGAGTGCGACACCGACGTCCTTTTCATCGTCCGTCAGCACCGCGTGCGCGGTCGCGAGCGGCTCGTGGATCGTGCGCTCGATGCGGTAGCCGGCGCGGCTCACGGCCTTGCGCAGGTTCTGGCTCGCGTTGATCGCACTCGTGATGATGTAGACCTCGGCCTCGAGTCGCGTGCCGGCCATGCCGATCGGATCGCGGATGCCGCGCTGGTCGTCGACGATGTACTCCTGCGGCAGCACGTGCAGCACTTCGCGATCCGCCGGCACGACGACAGCCCGTGCGACCTCATGCACGCGCTTCACGTCCGCCGCCGTGATCTCCTCGCCGTGCACAGCGACGACGCCGTTCGATGTGCGCGCATGGATGTACTCGCCAGCGACACCGGTGAAGACGCGCTCGCAGGAGACGCCGGCCATCAGCTCGGCTTCCTTCATGGCGGCACGCACCGAGTCGGTCGTGCCCTCGATGTCGGTGACGACCTCGCGGCGCATGCCGCCGGTTTTCGTCTGCCCGACGCCGAGCACCTTGATCGACGCCTGTCCCTTCACCACGCTCGCGACTTCCGCGATCACGGCACACGTCTTCGTGGATCCGATATCGAGGCCGGCAACGAGGTTCGCTCGGGTCGTCATCCTCAGCTCTGCTTCCTTGCACGGTCGCGACCTGGCGTCACGACGATCTGATCGCTGTAGCGCGCCTCGACGCGGCGCAGGTCGCGCAGCTCCCCGCGCGCTCCGAGGTCGGCGAGCGTGAGCCGCAGCTCGCGCAGCCGCTCCGGCGTGAGCGAGTCCGGCAGCAGCACTTCCGCGCGCGTCGGTCCGCGCATCATCAGGCGGATTCCGCCGCCCTCTGCCGGCGCGATCTCGGAGATCCATGCTGCGAGTGCGGGCTCGTGCACCCGGATCGTCGCCATGGCCGCTGCCATCCGCACCGTTGCATGATCCGCGAAGCGGCCGTTCGATGCAGGCCGCGATGCAACACCGATCACGGGCAGGTCGAGTGGCTCACTCGTGGGGTCGAACGTGAGCGCGTGCCCCTCGGCACTGATCGCGACCAGCTCCGGTGTGCGCGCCCATGCCACTGGTTCCGCTTCCGTCACGCGCAGCACGATCGTGTCCGGGACGCGCCGCTCGATCTCGA from Longimicrobiales bacterium harbors:
- a CDS encoding FtsQ-type POTRA domain-containing protein, encoding MIGRVLRIRWLRVLAAALLLTGAAAAAPIALRAGGAFQVERVEVLGTRYMTPQAVLAASGIASDATVFDDVGPWHAQLVAHPMIAAVEIERRVPDTIVLRVTEAEPVAWARTPELVAISAEGHALTFDPTSEPLDLPVIGVASRPASNGRFADHATVRMAAAMATIRVHEPALAAWISEIAPAEGGGIRLMMRGPTRAEVLLPDSLTPERLRELRLTLADLGARGELRDLRRVEARYSDQIVVTPGRDRARKQS
- the ftsA gene encoding cell division protein FtsA, with protein sequence MTTRANLVAGLDIGSTKTCAVIAEVASVVKGQASIKVLGVGQTKTGGMRREVVTDIEGTTDSVRAAMKEAELMAGVSCERVFTGVAGEYIHARTSNGVVAVHGEEITAADVKRVHEVARAVVVPADREVLHVLPQEYIVDDQRGIRDPIGMAGTRLEAEVYIITSAINASQNLRKAVSRAGYRIERTIHEPLATAHAVLTDDEKDVGVALVDLGGATTELAIFREGKMRHLASIPWGGSTVTNDLAKGLSITFAEAEKAKEKHGVAYTQLVDPRESVELPGPGPGSKRLVARELIAHIIEQRLDEILGLVAREIENAGESGKLGAGAVLTGGGAGLEGATEVAQHAFSMPVRIGIAGDGLGGLADSVKRPQFATATGLALMGADYALEAGIGGRWGESAIVRVGNWLREFF